The following DNA comes from Phytohabitans rumicis.
GGGCCTGTCGCTCTGTCAGTGCCCGTTCGGATCTGTCACGGCAGTGGCCGGCTTCGGTGACAGACCCCTGACAGATCGACGTGCTTGGCTCGTCGCCAGTCGGCGAGGTATCGTCCGCCGCCTGGTCTTTGGTGGCGGCCCGTAGCGGCGCTGTCCGCCGCCGTCCGCCGCTGTGCGCCGCGCGGTCCCCGTGCCGGCAGCGTGGTGGCTGGCCGGGTGTTCGGCCGGGACGTCGGCGCACGTGCGGGCGTGTGGCGCGGTGGTGGTCGGGTCATGTCGCGCCGCCTGGGGCTCGGTCCACGACTAGGCGGGCCAGGTCGGCCAGCCGTAGCCGCTCTCCGTCACTGTGGACGGCGGTCCATACCGCCTCGGCAGGGGACCGGCCAGTAAGGGCGGCGTGGTCGCGGGCGCCGGTCACGGCGATCGCGCCGAGGCGAGTGTCGGCCAGCCAGGCTCGCAGGTTGCGTTCACGGTCGGCGCTGTGCAGCCAGAACAGGACCGGCCACACCTGGCCGATGGCGTTGAACAGGTCGTGGTAGCTGTGGAGCTTGTCGACCAGCACGCCGAGTTGTTCGGTGCCGGTGTCGTACTCGACGAAGATCGAGACGGTGACGCCGTGTTCGACCCAGATGGCGTACCCGTCGGGGCGGATGCGGGGCTGGAAGAAGTGGGTCAACTTGGAGGCGTCGGCTCGCATGAAAGGGCCGACGGTCCGGCACGCCGACTCCGGCCACCAAAGGCGCAGCTCGGCGTCGGTGTGGGTGCGGGCGTAGCCAGCCAGGTCGATGAAGAACTGGTTGGTGCCCAACTTGTGAGGCAGGTTCGCGCGGTTGGTCAGATGCCAGCGACGGCGCCGGGCCGCGTCCTTGCGCGGCAGTTCCTCGCCGCGCTGCGCGGCGACGACCTCGACGCCGAGTTGCGCCAGCACGTAGTGGTATGGGTAGGAGCCGCCGTCGGGTTTCTGGGGCCGGAACCGGTCTAGCACCCCGAGGGTGATGAGCTTGCGCAGTCGGTCCTGCGCGTAGTCGGTCGACGGGAACAGGGCGTGGGCGATCTGGAACGAGGTCAGCACACCGTGGTCGGCCAACCAGCCGAGCAGGATGTGGTCTCGGTCGGTGAGCTGGGACTGCACCCGCAGGACGGGATCACTCATCGGCAGCCCCATGCGCACCTCCCCCGGGGAGACCCCGAAGACGAAGGGTCTGTGGCACCAGCCGATTCACCGCCGATGTCGGCGTTGGCCTGCAGTGACAGAGGAAGGAGCCCTCCGGGTGGGGGTCCGGTTCAAGCAGGAGGTCAACGCGGGCGGCAAGCAGGACGCCCGCATGGAGACGGACATGGGATCTGTCAGCGCCGGCCGGCGCTGACGCTCGGGTGGTAGCCGTCGTTGACGGCCACCATCGTGAACAAGCGGTAGACAAAGGAACTCCTGAATCAGTTGAGTAGATCTGGATCTGCCGAGGTGTGGGGTTGGAGTCGACGCCCGTGAGTGGGCAGGGTCCGCCCTGCCGGGTGACGCCCGGCAGGGCGGACCGCAGGTGGGCGGTCAGGTGGTCCACTGTGGAGTTCTCAAGGAACATTGCAGTCCGGGGCGCTGGAGCTGGGTAGGGCGGGCAGGGTCCATAGACGCGACCGCAACGAGCACGGTCATCGACGAGGTGGTTTGGATGCGCGGCGGAGGAGCCGGAGCGTTATCGGTTAAGGCGTCCGGCACTGGCAGGTGCCGTCCGCCCGACGCGAGAAAGTCGCCGCAGCGCGCGTGTGGCGCACGCTCGGCCCGGGCTCAGCTCGCCGGGGAGGGGTCCTTCATCAGCGTCCTCCTGTCCATGTGGGCCAACCCGGTCGGCGGGCCTTGAACCGGGCCGCGAACCGAAACGAGGCGCTCCTTCGAGCGCCCCAGCCTCACTATGGGCCCGGCGAGAGTTAACCTGCCGCGCGGGGAACTTGCCTCCAGTAAGCGGTAGCCGACCGTCCCAGTCAAGAGAAAATTAGGTCACGACCAGATATCAGAGGTTGACGCGATATATCGCCCGTGCTAATAGGCGCCGGTTAGTACCAACCAGTGCTGCGTAGTCCACACAAAGGACAGTGCCAAGTCTCGGCGCGCACACGGACGCCCGTCGTCAGCGCACCGACCCGAGATCGGCGCCGGGTCGTCATGGGTTCGGCGCAGCTTTCTGGAGGTCCTCGATGGCCCGCGTGACCAGCCGGCGGGCATCCTCACCGATCGCTGCCTCGGCGAGGAGGTACGACATCGCGCGAGCGTAGGCCGCGGCCTCGTCGCCGTGGTGCATGGTCTCGCCGGTAAAGGTCTCCACCACCGCGAGCTCCTCGTCGAAGAGGATGAACCCGTTCTGCGGCGTCGTGGACAGCTCGACGCCGAAGGGGATGATCCCGAACGTGATGTGGGCCAGGCCAGTCACGCTGAGGAGCCGGTCGAGCTGGGCGAGCATGACATCTCTCGGGCAGAGCAGAAGGCGCAGAGCCGCCTCGGTGATCACGAACTCGAACCGCTTGGTGGTGTCGTACAGGAGCTGCTGGCGCCGCATCCGCTCCGCGGCGGCGGCGTCGATCTCCTCCGGGTTCGCGCCGTGCAGGCGGGTGCCCTCCGCGATGCGGCAGCGGGCGTACGCCGCGGTCTGCAGGAGGCCGGGGATGTACACGACTTCGGCGTTGCGGATCACGGTGGCGCGGCGGGCGAGTTCGTCGTAGTTGCGCTGTATCCCGACCTGGCCGAGGCGGACCTGGTGCTTCCATTCCTGGTGCAGTCCCTGGGCCTCGGCCAGGAGGCCCACGAGCTGCACCGCGACCGCTTCAGGTGCTTCACAGGCGGTTGCCCAGCTGCTGACGTCCTCGTCGGTCGGCATCTGCTTGCCAGTCTCGATCTTCGAGACCTTGGACTGGGGCCAGCCGAGGCTGCGGGCCAGTTCGGTGCCGGTCAAACTGGCGGTACGCCGGGTGGCACGCAGCCGCTCGGTGAGACCGCCGGGCCGGTTGAGCCAATCTTCGATCGAGTTCACGGCGCTGTACGGTGCTCCGTCGCGGGGGTGCTGTGCTGGACCGCGAGATCCCACCACAGGCA
Coding sequences within:
- a CDS encoding replication-relaxation family protein; translation: MSDPVLRVQSQLTDRDHILLGWLADHGVLTSFQIAHALFPSTDYAQDRLRKLITLGVLDRFRPQKPDGGSYPYHYVLAQLGVEVVAAQRGEELPRKDAARRRRWHLTNRANLPHKLGTNQFFIDLAGYARTHTDAELRLWWPESACRTVGPFMRADASKLTHFFQPRIRPDGYAIWVEHGVTVSIFVEYDTGTEQLGVLVDKLHSYHDLFNAIGQVWPVLFWLHSADRERNLRAWLADTRLGAIAVTGARDHAALTGRSPAEAVWTAVHSDGERLRLADLARLVVDRAPGGAT
- a CDS encoding helix-turn-helix domain-containing protein gives rise to the protein MNSIEDWLNRPGGLTERLRATRRTASLTGTELARSLGWPQSKVSKIETGKQMPTDEDVSSWATACEAPEAVAVQLVGLLAEAQGLHQEWKHQVRLGQVGIQRNYDELARRATVIRNAEVVYIPGLLQTAAYARCRIAEGTRLHGANPEEIDAAAAERMRRQQLLYDTTKRFEFVITEAALRLLLCPRDVMLAQLDRLLSVTGLAHITFGIIPFGVELSTTPQNGFILFDEELAVVETFTGETMHHGDEAAAYARAMSYLLAEAAIGEDARRLVTRAIEDLQKAAPNP